Within Deltaproteobacteria bacterium, the genomic segment ATACAGTTCTCCGCCTTCTACGTCCTTCTCGCGGAGTTGTACGGCGCGCACCCCTCCATCAAGCGCTGCGTGGACGACATCAACAAGTGGTCGTCCAGCGGTCTGTTTGCGGTCGGTGACAAAGTAGAGCTGAAAATCAATCAAGGGGATTCTGAGGATAGTGCTTTTCTCCTCGTTCGCCCTTCGACCTCCCCTTCGACAAGCTCAGGGTACGCTCAGGACGAACGGAGGTGCACTTCATTAGTCTTATTCAATCCGCCCATCCATTGGGCTCGACGCTGACGCATACAGCTTCTTCGGCATGCGTCCGGCCAGATAGGCTTTGCGACCCGCTTCAACACCAAGCCGCATCGCTTCTGCCATCAAGATTGGATCTTTAGCCTCGGCAATGGCGGTGTTCATTAGCACGGCATCACAGCCCATTTCTAATGCAACAGCTGCATCAGATGCTGTTCCGACTCCAGCATCGACAATCACCGGTATCTTACTATGTTCGAGGATGATACGTAGATTATATGGATTGCGAATGCCCAGACCCGAACCAATCGGCGCTGCCAACGGCATTACTGCGGCACACCCAATATCCTCCAGTTTCTTGCAAGAGATCGGATCATCCAGCACGTAGGGAAGCACGATGAAGCCCTCTTTGATGAGAACCTTGGCGGCTTCGAGCGTTCCTGGAATGTCAGGGAACAAGGTGCGTTGGTCACCGATCACTTCGAGTTTGACCATGTTGCCAACGCCGGCCTCACGTGCCAGGCGACAAGTGCGCACTGCGTCCTCGGCGGTGTAGCAGCCTGCAGTGTTGGGCAAGATAGTGTACTTCTTTGGATCAATGTAATCGAGCAGATTTTCTTTATTCGGGTCGGTGATGTTCACGCGCCGCACGGCGACAGTGACAATCTCAGCGCCAGACGCTTCGACTGCACGTTTGTTTTCGGCGAAATCTTTGTACTTCCCGGTACCAACAATGAGCCGCGAGTGATATTCTTTGCCAGCGAGGACAAACGGATCTTTCATAGTTCTGCCCTTTGCACTTATCCCCCACCAACAAAGTGCACGATTTCGATGTGATCTCCAGGCTGAATTCGATACGTCACATACTCGTCGCGGGGGAGAATGTCACGGTTGACTTCAACGGCAATGCGTTTCTTTCCTAACCCAAGTTCGTCGACCAAGTCTGCAATTGTGCTGCCTTCACGGCAGGTTCGCTCTTCACCGTTGAGTGTTACCGTCATGGCGTTTCACCATAATCTGTTCAATTTCTCTTTACAACCCTAGAGCCTTTTGTTATGTCGCCTTCTCTATCATTTCTTCATGATGCATATTCCCCTTCAACTTTTGCAAGGAGTTCAGCATGGCTACAGTTCGTCGTGCACTTATTAGTGTGAGCGACAAGCGTGGAGTTGTCGAGTTCGCCAAAGGCTTGGCTGCACTTGGTATCGAGATTCTTTCTACAGGTGGAACAGCAAAGTCTCTCGGCGATGCTGGGGTGCCAGTCGTTCCAGTCGAGAACTTCACTGGCTTTCCAGAGATGCTTGATGGCCGTGTCAAAACCCTACACCCAAAGATTCATGCTGGCATTCTGCATCGACGCGAAGACCCAGCCCATGTGCAGACGATGCAAACGCACGGCTTGAAAGCGATCGACTTAGTTGTCGTTAACCTCTATCCCTTTGAACAGACCGTTGCTCGACCAGACTGCTCTTTTGCTGATGCGATTGAGAACATCGACATCGGCGGCCCGTCGTTGTTACGCGCTGCAGCAAAAAACCACGCTGACGTTGGCATCATCACCGATCCAGAGGATTACCCGAGCATCTTACAAACGTTGCAAACACAAGGGGGATTATCTGCAGAACAGAAACTGGTATTAGCCAAAAAGGCGTTTCGCATGACTGCTCGTTACGATGGTGCGATTGCAGATTATCTCGGTAGTCTTGATGCTGAAGGTAAACGCGTGCCCTTTGGTGAAACTCTGCATCTGCAATATGCCAAGGTGCAAGACCTTCGCTACGGTGAGAACCCGCATCAGTCCGCAGCTTTCTACCGTCGACGTGAGATCAACGAGTCCTGCATCGCCAACGCGCGGCAACTGCAAGGCAAAGAACTCTCGTTTAACAACATCGTCGATGCCAATGCTGCCTTCGAGTTGCTCAAAGAATTCGATGAGATTGCCGCCGTTGCAATTAAGCATACCAACCCCTGTGGTGTCGCAACCTCGACCACTTCTCTCGCTGATGCGTTTCGTAAAGCGCGTGCGTGCGATCCGGTGTCGATCTTCGGTGGTATTGTTGGTCTGAATCGCGAGGTTGATGAAGAAACCGCGCAGGAAGTTCTTAACCTCTACAAAGAAGGCTTCATCGAGATTTTGCTGGCACCGCAGTATTCCCCACAAGCGCTTGAACTCCTTGCCTCCTCGAAACGATTACTCAACATTCGCCTGATGGAAATTCCCACTATCACCAATCCGCAACCGGAACGGTTTGAAGTGAAGTCAGTGGTCGGTAGCATGTTACTACAGGATCGCGATTTTGGTCGCGTGCGGGTCGAAGACTGTCAAGTTGTCACCAAAAGAAAGCCGACCGCGGAGGAATATCGCGCGTTGCACTTTGCTTGGCGGGTAACCAAACATGTGAAATCAAATGCCATCGTTCTCGCGCGGGATGGCCAAGTCATCGGCGTCGGCGCTGGACAAATGAGTCGAGTGGACTCTGCCAAAATTGCTGTCTCGCGTGCGCGTGACCTTGGACTCGATCCCAAGGGAACAGTCATTGGCTCTGATGCCTTCTTCCCCTTTCCGGATGGACTTGAAGTCTGCGCACGCGCAGGTGCAACTGCAGCAATTCAGCCCGGTGGCAGTTTACGAGACAAAGAAGTAATCGCTGCTGCAGATGATAATGGCATGGCAATGATTGTTACTGGGATGAGGCATTTCAGACATTAAAACGTAACCACCCACCCCTTCCCTTTACGTTTTACGCTTTACGTTTTACGAATGAGTTCATTATGAAAGTCCTCGTTATCGGCAGCGGCGGTCGTGAACACGCACTGGTGTGGAAACTCCGGCAGAGTCCGCGCGTCAGCAAAATTTACTGTGCACCGGGTAACGCTGGCATCAGTGAGCTAGCGGAACTCGTTCCTCTGCAACCAGAGGATATTCACGGACTGCGTCGCTTCGCCGCACAAGAGTACATTGGCCTGACTGTTGTTGGACCAGAAGTACCATTGAGCTTAGGCTTGGTCGACGAATTCGAAGCGCACGGCTTGCGTGCATTTGGCCCAAATAAACAAGCAGCTCAACTCGAAGTGAGTAAAGCGTTTGCTAAAGATCTGATGCGACGTGAACACGTGCCCACCGCATACTTTGGCAGCTTTACTGATCCAGACGAAGCCCTACGTTATGTTGATGAGGTCGGTGCCCCTATTGTTGTCAAAGCCGATGGTCTCGCGGCAGGGAAAGGCGTCATCATCTGCGCGACTACTCGTGAAGCGCACGAAGCAATCAACGAGATTATGTGCGGTCGGATCTTTGGTAACGCGGGGGACCGTGTGGTCGTGGAAGAATTTCTCGAAGGAGAAGAAGCCTCATTTTTGGCCTTTACGGACGGGCAGACAGTGCTGCCTTTATCATCAGCGCAAGATCACAAGCGCGTGTTTGATGACGACCAAGGGCCGAATACTGGTGGCATGGGTGCCTATTCGCCAGCACCGATTGTTACCCCAGCAGTCACTGAACGGGTTATGCAGGAAGTGATGTATCCCATCGTCACAGGTTTACAACGCCGTGGGATTACCTACAAAGGGATTTTGTACGCCGGGCTCATGATCAATAAAGACACACTGAAAGTATTGGAGTTTAACGTTCGTTTCGGTGACCCCGAGTGCCAGCCACTGATGCTCCGCCTCAAGAGTGACCTCGTAGACGTCATGGACGCAGTCATTGAGCAACGCTTGGCGGATATTTCACTGCTCTGGGACGAGCGCCCGGCAGTGTGTGTTGTTCTTGCCTCTGGGGGATATCCGGGAAAGTATGAAACCGGGCAAATCATTTCTGGGCTTGAGTCATTGCACCACTGGAACGATGGAGTTGTGTTTCATGCGGGCACTGCCTTTTCTAATCATCAGTATGTCACCAAGGGCGGCAGAGTCCTGGGCGTAACTGCCACTGGCCACGATATTCGTAATGCAATCTCAACCGCCTATGCAGGGGTACAAAAAATAACCTGGCTCAACATGCATTATCGCCGAGACATTGGCCAACGCGCCGTGCAGCATCTCACTGACAAACCCCTTTCCTAGTTTTCCTTGCTCAATTCTTTCTGGTTTCGTACAGTACACCTATGGCACTTATTCGTCCGTTTCGCGGGATACGGTATAATCCCGCCATTACTGGAGATCTCAGCCAACTTGCCTCTCCCCCCTATGATGTGATTTCTCGTGAGCAACAAACTGAGCTGCATCTGCGCAGCCCGTATAATGCGATTCACGTCGATTTGAGTCAGGACCCGGATCGGTACGGATCAGCCGCCCAGCGGTTTCGCGAGTGGCAACAACAGCACGTGCTCGTACCAGACACAGAACCGTCACTCTACTTCTATGCGCAAGAATTTACACTCAAAGATGGGGTGAAACGTCGACGACTCGGTGTATTCGCTGCGCTAAAACTTGAAGAGTTTTCTTCTGGTGTTGTACGACCGCATGAACGGACCTTTGAGGGTGCGAAGAAAGATCGGCTCGCGCTCCTTACCGCCTGCCAGGCTCACCTCAGTTCAGTCTTCTGTGTGTACGGCAAGCGCGACTGGTCGTTAGCGCAGGTTGCAGGCCATGCACTTTCAGCCCCTCCGCTTGCATCATTTACCGATGAGCATGACGTGACTCATACGCTATGGCGAACTTCAAACCCTGCACTGATCGCTGCAGTTGCAGAAGGCATCGCTCCAGAGTCATTGATTATTGCCGACGGGCATCATCGTTACGAAACCGCGCTACGCTATCGTCAAGAACGCGCAGCTCAGGGCCGAGCGAGTGACAATGAACCGTATGATTACGTGTTGGCTTTTTTGACCAATGCCTATGATGAAGGGCTGGTGATTCTTCCAACCCATCGACTGTTAAAAAACACCACGATCCCAAGCCCGCAGAATCTCCAGGCAGTCCTGAAGCGAGACTTTCGTATTGCCCGGTATGCGCTCGATAAGGCCGGGGATTTCCTTGCTGCCCTTCGTGCACCAGGGCCAGAGCGGCGGATTGGCTGCGTAGTCGCCGGGGCAAGTCACTATTGGTTATTGTCGTTTGACGATCGCGTTACCGCCGGGATGCCGTTGTCGATTCCCCTGCGTGCACTTGATGTCACCGTCTTGCACGAAGTGATCCTGACACGATTTTTTGGCCTGCCTGCAGAACTGCAAAAACAAGCCCTTTCGTACACCATCGATGAAGAAGAGGCCCTACGTGGAGTTGCTGAACGTCGAACCCAAGCGGCGTTTCTCCTCAATCCCACACCGTTTGAGCAGGTTGTCGCGGTGTGTGAGCAAGGGGAGACGATGTCGCAAAAATCGACCTACTTCTACCCCAAGCTACTCACCGGGCTGGTGTTCTATCAGTTATAAGCGAGACGGCTACGAAGCAGACTAGCGTCGCCCGCCACCAGAAAAACCACCGGGGCGACGCTCTGGTGGTCGCGCTTCGTTCACTTTCAAGATTCGTCCCAGTGCCTCACGCCCATCAAAGCGTTTAATCGCAGCGGAGGCCTCGTCTTTCGATCCCATGTCAACGAAGGCAAACCCTTTTGACTGACCAGTTGCCCGATCCATCATGATGCTCACAGAAGTCACTTTTCCGGATTCAGAGAAAAGTTTTTCGAGTTCTGCATTCGTTGCCGTGTAGGGCAAATTGCCGACGAAGAGTCGTACACCTGACGTACGAACTGCCGAAGACGCAGGACGGTCACTTCCACCACCGGAAGAAGAACTCGGTGAGAAGGGACGGCGGGTATCTTCCCGAGGAGCCCCCATTCCTCGCACGGGATTGGCTTCGTTCACAGTGAGCGTTTGTCCATCAAGAGAAGACCCATGCAGTGCAGAAATCGCTGCACGGGCCGCATCGCCGGACTCCATTTCGACAAACCCAAACCCACGTGAACGCCCAGTGGTCGGATCAGTCATGAGATCAGCGGAAACAATTGTACCAAAAGGAGTGAACAAATCTTCAAGCTCTGGGAAACAAAGCTGGGGGGGAAGATTACCGACAAAAAGTCTAACGCCCAATGCAACCTCCAAATGCGGAATATAAAAGCAAAACCCCCCACCACAACATATGCAGTGAGGGGTTCTTTGTTCAGTTCTCAGTTCTTTTTATCGTCTGCCATACTATCGGCCGTTATGTATGCTGGCTTGTTGGGGAATCATTTACCAACGACGCTCACGATCGCCGCGGTCACCACCACGGCCACCGCCGCCACCAAAGCCACCACGACCACCACGACCACCGCCACCACCGCCACCACCGCCGCCACCAAAACCACCACGGCCACCACCACCGGAGCGGGGCTCTTGAGGTTTCGCCTCATTCACCGTTAACGGACGGCCCTGCATTTCGTGCCCATTAAAGCGTTCGATCGCGTTCTGTGCCTCGTCATTATTGGTCATTTCAACAAAACCAAAACCCCGAGAGCGGCCAGTAAACTTATCTGTGATAATGTTCACGGACGAAACCGCACCGACCTGACCGAAAAGCGACTCGAGCTCTGCGGGGGTCGTACTAAAGGGCAAATTTCCCACGAACAACTTCATTGCCATGACTCACCTCCATCGGTGCAAAAAAAAGGCCCCCTCAACCCATGAGCGGGTTCAGGGGGCCTAAACTCTCGAACCGACTCACTCCAAACGAACGGCACGAACCGAACAACGCGCACACACGACTGCCTATTACTCCAGCGACCTTAGCAAATTCTTCTTTCCAAAACAATAAAGAGAAATAAGAAAAGTGCCACGAGAAAACCGTGAGAGGTGGACAGGAAATACCTGGGGATATTTTTGACCTGTGGGTACTTGCTGTTCTATGGACACTGAGCTTTCAGCACTCAGCTTTCAGCGGTCAGCCAGACCCTACTCACGCCAATCGACAAGCATTTAGCAATCAGGTCTCCGTGAGTAGCATCCAATAACCAGCACGCAGTTTCTTTAAGGCCTTTTTGTTCTCGATCTTTTGGCTGATTGCTGCAAGCTAAGTGCCCAATTTACGTACATGCCAGTAGCGCATGACGCAGCGCATCACGGTCAAACCCCTTGCCAATGACCACCAGGTGTTCTGGAGGCTCAGGGAGAAGATCAATCCATTCAATATCAAAGTCCCCGTTCACGAATTGGAACATCCACTGTTCCGGTGAATCAGTAAAACGGACAAATCCCTTAGCACGCCACACTGTCGCCGGGAATGAACGTACGCATTTCTCGAACTGTGCTCGCACAAAAGGCTGCGCACAGAGAACCGTCATAGTATGAAAATGATCATGCACGGCAACTAAAGGAGTTCGCTCACTCGGACGAGGAATTTCCCCAGCATGACTTAACAATTGCTCGTACGCGATGCGCCCGCGTTCCGTGTAGAAGAGCACTGCTCGCGGATTGATGGCTCGTACTTGCGCCGCAATATCATCCAACATCGACGGTGAGGCGAGATCGCATTTGTTTACCACCACGAAATCGGCAAGTTCCGTTTGCTGGCGAATACCGGAATGGACGACTTCAGCAAAATGGGCGAAATTCACCGGATCTAAAACCGCAACCAGTGAAGCAACACGCACAAGCGGGAGGACCTCTTCTTTCGTCGCTTGATCAATAAGCTCAATGGGGTCGGCCAGCCCGGTCGCTTCGATGAAAATCACATCAGGTTTGTACGCAACAACATCGACTAAGGCGAGTCCTAGCGTTCCTCCGATCGTGCAACAGATACAACCATTGGTCATCTCACGGACTGTGTATCCCTGCCCACGCAAGAGTTCTCCATCGATGTTCACTTCGCCATATTCGTTCATCATGATGGCAGGCTTACGCCCATGCGCCAGGCAATAGTCAAGCAGATTTTGCAGGAGAGTGGTTTTCCCACTGCCAAGAAATCCCGAGATCAGATGGACCGGAATGCGACCACCTTCCGAAAAGACAATACGCTCTTTCACCTCGTCCATAGCCTTATGTTGTACTGCATGAAAAGATGCAAAGAAAAGTGGGGCAACAGTTCTTGTTTTTCTGCTTTGTCTTTTTTCCCTACAGCATGAAGCTTGTAGCCTCATGCCTCTCTTTCCCCTTTTACCATTTTCCCTTTTCCGTTATTGTTCCTCCATCCTGTTTCCAGGAGTGGTGTGGTGAACGAAGATACGCGTCCGCAAAAGTATGTGCTAGAGTCCGAAACTGAATTAACCCAACCTCGACGGTTTCTCATTGACTACCAGGCAGAACTGAATCCCTCACAATACGAAGCGGCAATTACCCATAAAGGTCCGATGCTCGTGCTCGCTGGCGCGGGGAGTGGGAAAACTCGCACTCTTGTCTTTCGTGTTGCCCGCATGGTTGAGGAAGGAATTGATCCCTCATCAATCCTGCTGATGACGTTTACTCGTCGTGCAGCCGAGGAAATGTTGGAACGCGCGGGAGCGTTACTGGGTGCGCAGTGTGATCGTGTTACTGGTGGCACCTTTCATTCGTTTGCTAATACCGTCTTGCGTCGTTACGCGCAGCTGCTCGGGTTCGCCAATTCTTTTACCATTTTAGATCGTGGCGATTCCGAGGATGTCATTAATCTCATCCGTTCTCGTCTTGGCCTAGAGAAAAAAGAGCGCCGCTTTCCCAAAAAGCAAACGATTATGGAAATTGTCAGCCTCTCGGCCAACAAGATGTGTAGTGTGGCCGAGACCCTGGATGATCAATATCCCCACTTATTCTCTGAACTCGAAGAGTTGCAGCAAATTGACCGGATGTATCGTCAGTATAAACACGAGCGTAGCTTGCTGGATTATGATGACCTGCTGACGAAGTTAAATGATTTGCTGCACAGTCACACCGAAGTCGCCGATCGCTTGTCGCACAGTTTTCGGTACATCATGGTCGACGAATATCAGGACACTAATCGCCTGCAGGCGGATATTATTCGTGCCCTTGCCCACGCTCATGACAATGTCATGGCCGTTGGTGACGATGCGCAGTCGATTTACAGCTTTCGTGGTGCGACGGTGCGCAACATTCTCGAATTTCCCAAGCTCTTCCCTGGAGCCAAGATCGTTAAACTCGAAGAGAATTATCGCAGCACCCAGCCGATTCTTGATCTCTCCAATCAAATTATTGTTGGCGCGAAAGATCAATACACCAAGAATCTCTTCACTAAACGGGATAAAGGAGTGAAGCCGGTTCTGGTTGAAGCTGAGAGCGAGCGCTATCAGTCGCGCTTTATCGCGCAGAAAATTTTGGAATTGCGAGAACAAGGCGTACCGCTGACAGAAATGGCCGTGCTCTTTCGCTCGAGTTTTCATTCGTTCGATCTCGAATTAGAGTTAGCGAAACGTAATCTGCCATTCATCAAACGTGGTGGGTTCAAGTTTATTGAAACGACGCACGTAAAAGACGTGCTCGCCCATCTACGTATTATTGCCAATCCACAAGATGCAGTATCGTGGAACCGCGTGATTCTCTTACTTGAAGGGATTGGGCCGAAAGGCGCAGAGAAAATCTTAGCACACGTAACCGCCGGGGAGAGCCCTGCCCAACAGTTGGTGACCTATCCTGGTAAAGGAGTGATTGGCGACGAGTTGCGGAGGCTGTCGGATCTTCTTATGGAAGTGAACGCGCCAGAGTCGAAACCAGCCGAACAAATGGAAGCGGTAGTGCGATACTACCAGCCGATTCTCAAACGCAATCATCGCGATGATGCCCCCAAGCGACAGAAAGACCTTGAGCATTTTATCGCCATCACTGAACGGTATACGAGTTTGGAGAAATTACTGGCTGACATGGCGTTGGAACCACCCAACAATAGCGTGGGAGATGTGCTCGCCACCGAACGTGAAGAAGAAGGGTTGCTCACGCTTTCCACTATCCACTCGGCAAAAGGTTTGGAGTGGCACTCAGTGTTTGTTATCTGGGCGACCGAAGGACGCTTTCCGTCGTTGTACAACAAAAACGATGATGAAATCGAAGAAGAGAGGCGTCTCATGTATGTAGCCGTGACGCGCGCGAAAGAGAAGCTGTTTATTTCCTATCCCATCAATGTCTTCGACAAAGCAACTGGCATGGTGTTGAGTAAACCGTCACGTTTTCTCGACGGTCTGTCGCGCAAAATCATCGAGCCGGTCTTCTTAATGGAAGACGATGACAGTCGCGACAACGCCTGGCGCTCCAATCGTTATGAAAACGGTGGAGGTGCAAACAGCCACTTTGGCAGCGGGAATCGTTTCGGCAACAATAACCGGGTTGGTTCAAGCCGACCAAGCGGCGGCAGTTGGCAACCGCCGCGCAAACGGACGTGGTAATACAACTTTAGAGTACAACCATTCGCCGATTCTCGATCCCGTTGCACTCCATCGAGGCTATATTGTCACAACCGATGCTCGCTGGGCATGCTGTTCCAGGAACGGACGTAGCGCAGATTTGAACGCTTCGGGTTTTTCGATGTTGGTGAGATGTCCGGCTTGCGGGATTGTGACTAACTCTGCGCCACGAATATTGGCAACCAGAAAATCTGACGCTGGTGGTGGCGTGACGACATCTTCATCGCCGACAATAACCAAGGTCGGCACGGTGATCTTGGGCAACACCGAGCGGAAGTCGGTGGTAACAATCGCATGTAGCGCTTGTTTGTACGGACCGGCTCGTAACGCAGAAAGTGAGGCGATAAGCTTCGCTCTTGCAGCTTCAGAGGCGCTTTTCCCCGCCAAGACTTGTACGACACCAGGAGCGATATCTGCGGGAGTCATGCCCTTTTCTAGTGGATCGAGTCGACGAGCAAGGAAGTCGCGTTTGGCTTCTTCTGAGGCAACACCAAAGCCCGCAGAGGTATCAACTAGTGATAACGTCGCGACCCGTTGTGAATAGCGATCATAGAAATCTTGGATAATCATCCCGCCCATCGACAAGCCAACCAGATGAGCGCGTTCAGCTTTGAAGTGATCCAGTAGACGATTGAGATCATCGGCATAATCGCTGAATTTCAAGGTTTGCGGAGGATCATCACTCGCGCCATAGCCACGTGCATCCCACGTCACTGCACAAAAGCGATCACCAAATTGATCAAGCTGTTCATACCAATTGGTACGATTCCCACCGATGCCGTGCAGAAACACAACTAGCGGGCCGTTGCCGTGCTTTTCATAGGCTATCGATACAGGACCAGCGGTACGTTGTACTTGGCGCATAGGGCCTCCTTTTTTCGTGGTGCGTCACGTATGTTGCGTATTGCGTGTTACGTGGACGATAAGACGCAACACGAATCACGCAACACGTTTCACGTTTTTACATCGTTTCCACCGTCTCAATCCCCAACAACTCTAGTCCTTTCTTAATGTAACGTGCCGTGAGATCGCAGAGGAGCAGCCGGGTAGGACGGACATCATCTGGAGCTTTGAGCACTGGGTGGGCTTGGTAGAACAAGTTGAACTTCGTCGCCAAGTCGAACAGGAAACCAGCGAGCATATTGGGCTTATAGGTACGCTCGACTTCCAGGAGTGTATCGCCAAAGCGGATCATCTGTTTGGCGAGGTCGAGTTCTTCTGGTGCGGTCAGTCGGACTTCCGTGTTCGGTTCTGGTTGCCATTGTTCAAGCTCGCCTCTGCGGAAGATCGAGCGAATACGTGCGTAGACGTATTGCAGATACGGTGCGGTATTGCCTTCCAAGGCAAGCATCTTATCCCAACTAAAGCGATAATCAGCCGTGCGGTTCTGCATGAGGTCGGCGTACTTCACTGCACCGATACCAACCACACGGGCGATATGCGCTTGCTCTTCTTCCGACAGGCTGGGGTTTTTGTCGCGCACGACGGCCCGAGCACGCTCCTCTGCTTCATCAAGTAAGGCTTCGAGTTTGATTGGTTCACCTTCACGGGTTTTGATTGGCCTTCCGTCTTCACCCAAAATCGTCCCGAAGCCGACGTGTTCTAAGGTCATCGAGTAGCCCCAGCGTTTGGCGGCAGCAAAGAGCTGGCGGAAATGGAGTTGCTGGCGGCTATCGACAACATAGATAATGCGATCAGGGTGAAAATTGTCCGCGCGGTATTTGATGGTCGCTAGATCGGTAGTGGCATAGAGAAAGGCCCCGTCTTGTTTCTGGATGAGAAAAGGCGTGCCGCTCAGTTCCGGGTCATCCGCATAGAAAATGCACATCGCGCCCTCACTGGGCTGGGCTAAGCCTTTGGCTTGTAAGTCTTGCACCACTTCTGGCAAAAGTGGATTGTAAAAGCTCTCCCCTAGCCAGTGATCAAATCGAATATGTAACCGTCCATAGACTCGCTCGAACACGGTACGCGAGACGGTAGAGAACTCTTTCCACAACGCC encodes:
- a CDS encoding ATP-dependent helicase, giving the protein MNEDTRPQKYVLESETELTQPRRFLIDYQAELNPSQYEAAITHKGPMLVLAGAGSGKTRTLVFRVARMVEEGIDPSSILLMTFTRRAAEEMLERAGALLGAQCDRVTGGTFHSFANTVLRRYAQLLGFANSFTILDRGDSEDVINLIRSRLGLEKKERRFPKKQTIMEIVSLSANKMCSVAETLDDQYPHLFSELEELQQIDRMYRQYKHERSLLDYDDLLTKLNDLLHSHTEVADRLSHSFRYIMVDEYQDTNRLQADIIRALAHAHDNVMAVGDDAQSIYSFRGATVRNILEFPKLFPGAKIVKLEENYRSTQPILDLSNQIIVGAKDQYTKNLFTKRDKGVKPVLVEAESERYQSRFIAQKILELREQGVPLTEMAVLFRSSFHSFDLELELAKRNLPFIKRGGFKFIETTHVKDVLAHLRIIANPQDAVSWNRVILLLEGIGPKGAEKILAHVTAGESPAQQLVTYPGKGVIGDELRRLSDLLMEVNAPESKPAEQMEAVVRYYQPILKRNHRDDAPKRQKDLEHFIAITERYTSLEKLLADMALEPPNNSVGDVLATEREEEGLLTLSTIHSAKGLEWHSVFVIWATEGRFPSLYNKNDDEIEEERRLMYVAVTRAKEKLFISYPINVFDKATGMVLSKPSRFLDGLSRKIIEPVFLMEDDDSRDNAWRSNRYENGGGANSHFGSGNRFGNNNRVGSSRPSGGSWQPPRKRTW
- a CDS encoding alpha/beta fold hydrolase, giving the protein MRQVQRTAGPVSIAYEKHGNGPLVVFLHGIGGNRTNWYEQLDQFGDRFCAVTWDARGYGASDDPPQTLKFSDYADDLNRLLDHFKAERAHLVGLSMGGMIIQDFYDRYSQRVATLSLVDTSAGFGVASEEAKRDFLARRLDPLEKGMTPADIAPGVVQVLAGKSASEAARAKLIASLSALRAGPYKQALHAIVTTDFRSVLPKITVPTLVIVGDEDVVTPPPASDFLVANIRGAELVTIPQAGHLTNIEKPEAFKSALRPFLEQHAQRASVVTI
- the argS gene encoding arginine--tRNA ligase — encoded protein: MPTITQLLEEKTSAALAVASGMSAPALVQPTANAQFGDYQANGVMAVAKARKVNPRELAQKVIAAFHPTELPATCEIAGPGFINFRLDPHWLERTVFATALDERLGIERAAHSETIVVDFSAPNTAKPMHVGHIRSTIIGDALAKTFAFLGHRVVTDNHVGDWGTQFGMLIVGYRTVLDRAAYERDPIAELERVYKTIQAKAKADPAVAQQAREELAKLQKGDSDNLALWKEFSTVSRTVFERVYGRLHIRFDHWLGESFYNPLLPEVVQDLQAKGLAQPSEGAMCIFYADDPELSGTPFLIQKQDGAFLYATTDLATIKYRADNFHPDRIIYVVDSRQQLHFRQLFAAAKRWGYSMTLEHVGFGTILGEDGRPIKTREGEPIKLEALLDEAEERARAVVRDKNPSLSEEEQAHIARVVGIGAVKYADLMQNRTADYRFSWDKMLALEGNTAPYLQYVYARIRSIFRRGELEQWQPEPNTEVRLTAPEELDLAKQMIRFGDTLLEVERTYKPNMLAGFLFDLATKFNLFYQAHPVLKAPDDVRPTRLLLCDLTARYIKKGLELLGIETVETM